Proteins encoded together in one Deinococcus hopiensis KR-140 window:
- a CDS encoding HesB/IscA family protein codes for MTATSFPELHGDLPAQEIHISEYGAQKALAILSQSGKENAGVRVFIKSGGCSGYQYGMAIDDRELEGDTVVYDRGVKLVVDHMSLPLLRGSEVDFVENMMGGGFTVNNPNATSSCGCGHSFRTDGSQSPDGQGSGGCGSA; via the coding sequence ATGACGGCAACCTCTTTCCCCGAACTCCATGGAGACCTGCCTGCGCAGGAGATCCACATCAGTGAATATGGCGCGCAAAAGGCCCTGGCCATCCTGTCGCAAAGCGGCAAGGAGAACGCGGGTGTGCGCGTGTTTATCAAGAGCGGTGGCTGTAGCGGTTACCAGTACGGCATGGCCATCGACGACCGCGAGCTGGAGGGCGACACCGTCGTGTATGACCGTGGCGTCAAGCTCGTCGTCGACCACATGAGCCTGCCCCTGCTGCGTGGCAGCGAGGTGGATTTCGTCGAGAACATGATGGGCGGCGGCTTCACCGTGAACAATCCCAATGCCACAAGCTCCTGTGGGTGCGGTCACTCCTTCCGCACCGATGGATCCCAGTCGCCCGATGGACAGGGCAGTGGTGGCTGCGGCAGCGCCTGA
- a CDS encoding PrsW family intramembrane metalloprotease, which produces MAVLLALLLSTTLTFAWLWFFVRRDRHPEPAWLLARTFGWGMFAWAVAAAFEGSFGHLPLPWLVLLLSAVAEEASKFLAASTATTEHAFDEPMDGLVYAVTAALGFALLENLTYTMGFGTHAAAWHALPTTLAHALFSAPQGYAFGGRYLRGGRWWRSRGLLLSIGLHFTFNGLLTGGADWLQLLALSAVTALMIALAQRYYLHFEAHARENPQTP; this is translated from the coding sequence CTGGCCGTGCTGCTGGCCCTGCTGCTTTCCACCACGCTGACCTTCGCCTGGCTGTGGTTTTTCGTTCGGCGTGACCGCCATCCGGAACCGGCCTGGCTGCTGGCGCGCACCTTCGGGTGGGGCATGTTCGCCTGGGCTGTTGCGGCCGCCTTTGAGGGCAGCTTTGGCCACCTGCCACTGCCGTGGCTTGTCCTCCTGCTGTCGGCCGTCGCCGAGGAAGCGAGCAAGTTTCTGGCGGCCAGCACCGCGACCACCGAGCACGCCTTCGACGAGCCGATGGACGGGCTGGTCTACGCAGTCACCGCCGCCCTGGGATTTGCTCTGCTGGAAAACCTGACCTACACGATGGGTTTCGGGACCCATGCTGCCGCCTGGCACGCCCTGCCCACCACCCTGGCGCACGCGCTGTTCAGCGCTCCACAGGGCTACGCTTTTGGGGGCCGTTATCTGCGAGGAGGGCGCTGGTGGCGCTCACGGGGTCTGCTGCTGAGCATCGGCCTGCACTTCACGTTCAATGGACTCCTGACCGGAGGAGCCGATTGGCTGCAGCTGCTGGCCCTCAGCGCCGTTACTGCGCTGATGATCGCGCTTGCCCAGCGCTATTATCTGCATTTCGAGGCGCACGCCCGGGAAAACCCGCAGACGCCCTGA
- the ruvC gene encoding crossover junction endodeoxyribonuclease RuvC, with product MIVLGVDPGLANLGLGLVEGDVRKAKHLYHVCLTTESAWVMPRRLQYIYTEVSRLLAEYQPDAVAIEDQILRRQADVAFKVGQAFGVVQLACAQAGVPIHAYGPMQVKRTIVGTGRADKEQVIYMVKASLGIRELFNNHAADALGLALTHLAHQPMQLASSRRLARA from the coding sequence ATGATCGTGCTCGGGGTAGACCCTGGACTGGCCAATCTGGGTCTGGGACTCGTGGAGGGGGACGTGCGGAAGGCGAAGCACCTCTACCACGTCTGCCTGACCACGGAAAGCGCGTGGGTTATGCCCCGGCGGCTGCAATACATCTACACCGAGGTTTCACGCCTGCTGGCCGAATACCAGCCCGACGCGGTGGCCATTGAGGACCAGATTCTGCGGCGTCAGGCCGACGTGGCGTTTAAGGTGGGACAAGCGTTCGGCGTGGTGCAACTCGCCTGTGCCCAGGCGGGCGTGCCCATTCACGCCTACGGTCCCATGCAGGTCAAGCGGACCATCGTGGGCACTGGACGTGCCGACAAGGAGCAGGTGATCTATATGGTCAAGGCCTCCCTCGGCATCCGCGAATTGTTCAACAACCACGCGGCTGACGCCCTGGGGCTCGCCCTGACACACTTGGCTCACCAGCCCATGCAGCTGGCGTCGTCGCGCCGCCTTGCCCGCGCCTGA
- the moaD gene encoding molybdopterin converting factor subunit 1, protein MQVRVMFFARLKREAGLETALVEIPDGATVRALAQQAEANFGLTLQGCMAAVNETFASPEQLLSSGDEVAFLPPVAGGTEEGSEVCCEVVSSPLRLAEAEPFLVRPAYGAQAYFVGTVRSPNKGKDVRHIDYEAFVPMAEKVMREAAAQAQAQHGQGRILIQHRVGRLLPGEASILIGVASPHRRAALEACDFLIEHLKLRLPVWKLEADEDGEHWVKGQTSSPSL, encoded by the coding sequence ATGCAGGTTCGAGTGATGTTTTTTGCGCGCCTGAAGCGGGAAGCTGGGCTGGAGACAGCTCTGGTAGAGATCCCAGATGGTGCGACCGTTCGGGCTTTGGCGCAGCAGGCGGAAGCGAACTTTGGCCTGACCCTGCAGGGATGTATGGCGGCTGTGAACGAGACCTTTGCCTCTCCCGAGCAGCTGCTCTCGTCGGGAGACGAGGTGGCGTTTTTACCTCCAGTGGCCGGCGGTACGGAGGAGGGCAGCGAGGTCTGCTGCGAGGTTGTCTCCTCGCCGCTGCGTCTGGCCGAGGCTGAGCCCTTTCTGGTGCGCCCCGCCTACGGCGCGCAGGCCTATTTCGTGGGGACGGTCCGGTCCCCCAACAAAGGCAAGGACGTGCGGCACATCGACTACGAAGCCTTCGTACCGATGGCCGAGAAGGTGATGCGGGAGGCTGCCGCGCAGGCACAGGCGCAGCACGGCCAGGGGCGAATCCTGATTCAGCACCGCGTGGGCCGTCTTCTTCCCGGTGAAGCCAGCATTCTGATCGGCGTCGCCAGCCCTCACCGGCGGGCCGCGCTGGAGGCGTGCGATTTCCTGATCGAACACCTGAAGCTGCGTCTGCCCGTCTGGAAGCTCGAAGCCGACGAGGACGGCGAACACTGGGTCAAGGGACAGACAAGTTCACCTTCCCTGTAG
- a CDS encoding c-type cytochrome — protein sequence MPWVAIVCAAIMWIILLFLFNKETAPEPVVVDPAVVASINKEWPVLGNKVFHVTAGCAGCHGAEGQGGAGPKLAGDEKILKDPVYVHTIITKGKGGMPAFGDKLKEEEIYAVANYVLHSWGNKIEEPLTPATVAAGQTKVDPAVLKNRSRFVPEDIHLPEIFLATFVMVLLTYGLIGLYSVWAEGQELHPGIHKVRSTPLSNLAMVVTLGLSLLFSTLFVRQMVTDYAAWGNKEMPNVAMEGFFAAMILFTIAAAIALYKKFYMDGEVLVEDASGEFPW from the coding sequence ATGCCCTGGGTCGCCATCGTGTGCGCGGCCATTATGTGGATCATCCTGCTGTTCCTGTTTAACAAGGAGACGGCGCCCGAACCCGTCGTGGTCGACCCGGCGGTGGTGGCCTCCATCAACAAGGAGTGGCCGGTTCTCGGGAACAAGGTTTTTCACGTGACGGCGGGATGCGCGGGCTGCCACGGGGCCGAGGGTCAGGGCGGTGCGGGTCCCAAGCTCGCCGGGGACGAGAAGATCCTCAAAGACCCCGTGTACGTCCACACCATCATCACCAAGGGCAAGGGCGGTATGCCCGCGTTCGGCGACAAGCTCAAGGAAGAGGAGATCTACGCCGTCGCCAACTACGTGCTGCACTCCTGGGGCAACAAGATCGAGGAGCCCCTGACGCCCGCAACCGTGGCGGCGGGGCAGACCAAGGTGGACCCGGCGGTGTTGAAAAACCGCTCTCGCTTCGTGCCCGAGGACATTCACCTGCCCGAGATCTTCCTCGCCACATTCGTGATGGTGCTGCTGACCTACGGCCTCATCGGCCTGTACAGCGTGTGGGCGGAAGGTCAGGAGCTGCACCCCGGCATTCACAAGGTCCGGTCCACGCCGCTCTCGAACCTCGCCATGGTGGTCACGCTGGGCCTGAGCCTGCTGTTCAGCACCCTGTTCGTGCGCCAGATGGTGACCGACTACGCGGCCTGGGGCAATAAGGAGATGCCGAACGTGGCGATGGAAGGCTTTTTCGCCGCGATGATCCTCTTTACCATCGCCGCCGCCATCGCGCTGTACAAGAAGTTTTACATGGACGGCGAAGTGCTCGTCGAGGACGCCAGCGGCGAGTTCCCTTGGTAA
- a CDS encoding DdrH, with product MTNPYAEWFEQLRAEYGEQLSAMPLPDGLPEHLHALIQQHDEEAIQFMIKLAWQFGAQVGYAAGARQGGERPAPSFSGGMQA from the coding sequence ATGACGAATCCCTACGCCGAGTGGTTCGAGCAGCTCCGCGCGGAGTACGGCGAGCAGCTCTCCGCGATGCCGCTTCCAGACGGTTTGCCCGAGCACCTGCACGCCTTGATTCAGCAGCACGACGAGGAAGCCATTCAGTTCATGATCAAGCTGGCCTGGCAGTTCGGAGCCCAGGTAGGCTACGCCGCCGGAGCCCGCCAGGGAGGCGAACGGCCGGCGCCCAGCTTCTCGGGGGGGATGCAGGCCTGA
- a CDS encoding ubiquinol-cytochrome c reductase iron-sulfur subunit: protein MTRYKRQDPEITRRKFINAAVGTTAAVGGISFLSALGTANPVFRLTRDKMPPLKGDVLVHAGGDQEGTPVKVSELGEKLVRAWPQGKDEEGKPLIRKGDPNNILVLYRFPKGQIVAPTNLEATIDGETVAYSDVCTHAGCSVGDSDTGVGQMKCPCHSGQYDPKQGCKVIGGPPPRPLAQLPITLDGDNIVVKDFFLQMPYPYIHEAEWEEFKKTVEEQLA, encoded by the coding sequence ATGACGCGCTACAAGAGGCAGGATCCCGAAATTACACGCCGCAAGTTCATCAACGCGGCCGTTGGCACCACGGCGGCGGTGGGAGGCATCAGTTTCCTCAGCGCCCTAGGCACTGCCAACCCCGTCTTCCGCCTCACGCGGGACAAGATGCCCCCCCTCAAGGGTGACGTTCTGGTTCACGCCGGGGGAGACCAGGAGGGCACGCCAGTCAAGGTCAGTGAACTGGGCGAGAAACTCGTGCGGGCCTGGCCCCAGGGCAAGGACGAGGAAGGCAAGCCGCTGATCCGCAAGGGCGATCCCAACAACATCCTCGTGCTGTACCGCTTTCCCAAGGGGCAGATCGTGGCGCCCACCAACCTGGAGGCCACCATTGACGGCGAGACTGTGGCGTACAGCGACGTCTGCACGCACGCGGGCTGCTCAGTGGGCGACAGCGACACGGGCGTGGGCCAGATGAAGTGTCCCTGCCACTCAGGCCAGTACGACCCCAAGCAGGGCTGCAAGGTGATTGGTGGTCCCCCACCCCGTCCCCTGGCACAGCTGCCGATTACACTGGACGGAGACAACATTGTGGTCAAGGACTTCTTTCTTCAGATGCCCTATCCCTACATCCATGAGGCGGAGTGGGAGGAATTCAAGAAGACGGTAGAGGAGCAGCTCGCATGA
- a CDS encoding cytochrome b, whose translation MNQWLDERLHISRLNDKFLRKAFPVHHSFFLGEITLFSLIILILTGILLALSYEPSNSMVVNSFDPGTAAKPNMIPAAYHAALKINAMPFGDMLRRIHHWTANIMVAAAVIHMMRVYFTGAFKKPREINWWIGMLLLIFTALTAVTGYALPYDNYAYNTLKVIYGIAASVPWVGDWVAQAAFAGRFPGDGIIPRVYGYHIMLLPGILLALTGAHMLIMIKQKHTQPQYAKRIAYKKIVGVPLMTQQTPIMLLLAILFAAIIVLFSAFIPVHPVEFFGPPSTTPINNIKPDWYLLWVFGVLAIIPSFETELFGGVIGSEFVGAILVPTLAIGAMFAVPMLDRSKDNLYYAENPTNHPVRLAAGVAFMALLIVWSVAGYKPELISSGILKTENANTVLWVLTFLVPAASYFGTLGIVRGIRALREADARDQAAFSHADD comes from the coding sequence ATGAACCAGTGGCTGGATGAGCGCCTGCATATCTCGCGCCTGAACGACAAGTTCCTGCGCAAAGCCTTTCCTGTGCACCACTCTTTTTTCCTGGGAGAGATCACGCTGTTTAGCCTGATCATCCTGATCCTCACGGGTATCCTGCTCGCGCTTTCCTACGAGCCGAGCAACAGCATGGTGGTCAACTCCTTTGACCCGGGCACGGCGGCGAAACCCAATATGATCCCCGCTGCCTACCACGCGGCCCTGAAGATCAACGCCATGCCCTTCGGCGACATGCTGCGGCGCATTCACCACTGGACGGCCAACATCATGGTGGCTGCCGCCGTGATTCACATGATGCGCGTGTACTTCACCGGTGCGTTCAAAAAGCCGCGTGAGATCAACTGGTGGATCGGCATGCTGCTGCTGATCTTCACCGCCCTTACCGCCGTGACCGGATACGCCCTGCCCTACGATAACTACGCCTACAACACGCTCAAGGTGATCTACGGCATTGCTGCCTCAGTTCCCTGGGTGGGGGACTGGGTGGCGCAGGCCGCCTTCGCGGGCCGCTTCCCGGGTGACGGCATTATTCCCCGCGTCTACGGCTACCACATCATGCTGTTGCCAGGCATTCTGCTCGCCCTGACCGGCGCGCACATGCTGATCATGATCAAGCAGAAGCACACACAGCCGCAATACGCCAAGCGCATCGCCTACAAAAAGATTGTCGGCGTGCCGCTGATGACCCAGCAGACGCCCATCATGCTGCTGCTGGCGATCCTGTTCGCCGCGATCATCGTGCTGTTCAGCGCCTTTATCCCGGTACACCCCGTCGAGTTCTTCGGGCCCCCCAGCACCACGCCGATCAACAACATCAAGCCCGACTGGTACCTGCTGTGGGTTTTCGGGGTGCTGGCAATCATCCCCAGTTTTGAAACCGAGCTGTTTGGTGGCGTGATTGGATCCGAGTTCGTCGGCGCGATCCTGGTGCCCACCCTGGCGATTGGGGCGATGTTCGCCGTGCCCATGCTCGACCGCAGCAAGGACAACCTGTACTACGCGGAAAACCCCACCAATCACCCAGTGCGCCTGGCCGCCGGCGTAGCGTTCATGGCCCTGCTGATCGTCTGGTCCGTGGCCGGCTACAAGCCGGAACTGATCAGCTCCGGGATTCTCAAAACCGAGAACGCCAACACCGTCTTGTGGGTGCTGACCTTCCTGGTGCCCGCCGCGTCCTACTTTGGAACGCTGGGAATCGTGCGCGGCATCCGCGCCTTGCGTGAGGCCGACGCCCGCGACCAGGCGGCGTTCTCGCACGCTGACGACTAG